One genomic window of Meles meles chromosome 3, mMelMel3.1 paternal haplotype, whole genome shotgun sequence includes the following:
- the GRAMD2B gene encoding GRAM domain-containing protein 2B isoform X10 — MTELQQDVEDTKPAKVLAKRESKVGSAHSEAENGVEEKKKICKSSTVQSPTPSIEAESPDQKRILSLRSKSSFDGASLASDKNDCKAESKNESKMDRKKYSSSSQYKANMHFHKLFLDVPTEEPLRQSFTCALQKEILYQGKLFVSENWICFHSKVFGKDTKISIPAFSVTLIKKTKTALLVPNALIIATVTDRYIFVSFLSRDSTYKLLKSVCGHLDNTSVGNSPNPSSLENSFRADRPSSLPLDFNDEFSDLDGVVRQRRQDMEGYSSSGSQTPESENSRDFHVTESQTVLNVSKGETKPTRADAHVNRVPEGKAKSLPVHGQSETNGVLHKFKSQTCTTLHHILIFYAIVVCALIISTFYMRYRINTLEERLGSLTSIVDTHHQEQTAPSGLGSQVQLNVEVLCQELTANIMKLEKIQNNLQKLLENGD; from the exons cTCAGAGGCTGAGAATGGtgtggaggagaaaaagaagatctGCAAGTCGTCAACAGTCCAGTCCCCAACCCCGTCCATTGAGGCCGAGTCCCCAGACCAGAAGAGAATCCTCTCCTTGCG GTCCAAATCCAGTTTTGACGGTGCCTCTTTAGCAAGCGACAAGAACGACTGTAAAgcagaaagcaaaaatgaatctAAGATGGACAGGAAAAAGTATTCGTCTTCCAGCCAG TACAAGGCCAATATGCACTTCCACAAGTTGTTCCTTGATGTCCCGACTGAGGAACCACTGAGGCAAA GTTTTACCTGTGCGCTGCAGAAAGAGATATTATACCAGGGGAAGCTCTTTGTATCAGAAAACTGGATTTGTTTTCATTCCAAGGTCTTTGGAAAAGACACTAAG ATCTCTATTCCGGCGTTCTCAGTCACCCtcataaagaaaaccaaaactgccCTCCTCGTGCCAAATGCCTTAATTATAGCAACAGTCACAGACCGG tacATATTTGTCTCCTTTCTCTCCAGAGATTCTACTTACAAGCTACTAAAATCTGTGTGTGGACACTTAGAC AATACGAGTGTCGGGAATAGTCCCAACCCGTCTTCTCTTGAAAACAGTTTCCGGGCAGACCGCCCTTCATCTCTGCCTCTG GATTTCAACGATGAATTCTCAGATCTGGATGGAGTGGTTCGACAGAGAAGGCAAGACATGGAAGGATACAGCAGCTCTGGTTCTCAGACTCCTGAATCTGAGAACTCTCGAG ATTTCCATGTGACAGAATCCCAGACAGTTCTGAACGTCTCCAAGggagaaacaaaaccaacccgGGCAGATGCCCATGTGAATAGAGTGCCTGAAGGAAAAGCCAAGAGTCTCCCTGTACATG GTCAGTCAGAAACCAATGGAGTCCTACACAAATTCAAGTCTCAGACATGTACGACTCTCCACCATATTCTTATATTTTACGCAATTGT TGTCTGTGCACTAATCATCTCGACCTTCTACATGAGATACAGAATTAATACTCTGGAGGAGAGGCTGGGGTCACTAACCTCCATCGTGGACACTCATCACCAGGA ACAGACAGCACCATCCGGCCTGGGGTCACAAGTACAATTAAATGTGGAGGTCCTCTGCCAAGAGCTGACGGCCAACATAATGAAATTAGAAAAG ATACAAAACAACCTCCAGAAGCTGCTTGAGAATGGTGACTGA
- the GRAMD2B gene encoding GRAM domain-containing protein 2B isoform X7 yields MWKRQQSLSTKRSIQQTFQAQLISYKSLFQWREMRRKDPDQQFSEAENGVEEKKKICKSSTVQSPTPSIEAESPDQKRILSLRSKSSFDGASLASDKNDCKAESKNESKMDRKKYSSSSQYKANMHFHKLFLDVPTEEPLRQSFTCALQKEILYQGKLFVSENWICFHSKVFGKDTKISIPAFSVTLIKKTKTALLVPNALIIATVTDRYIFVSFLSRDSTYKLLKSVCGHLDNTSVGNSPNPSSLENSFRADRPSSLPLDFNDEFSDLDGVVRQRRQDMEGYSSSGSQTPESENSRDFHVTESQTVLNVSKGETKPTRADAHVNRVPEGKAKSLPVHGQSETNGVLHKFKSQTCTTLHHILIFYAIVVCALIISTFYMRYRINTLEERLGSLTSIVDTHHQEQTAPSGLGSQVQLNVEVLCQELTANIMKLEKPGGGWTGRLAQENRPRIKPN; encoded by the exons cTCAGAGGCTGAGAATGGtgtggaggagaaaaagaagatctGCAAGTCGTCAACAGTCCAGTCCCCAACCCCGTCCATTGAGGCCGAGTCCCCAGACCAGAAGAGAATCCTCTCCTTGCG GTCCAAATCCAGTTTTGACGGTGCCTCTTTAGCAAGCGACAAGAACGACTGTAAAgcagaaagcaaaaatgaatctAAGATGGACAGGAAAAAGTATTCGTCTTCCAGCCAG TACAAGGCCAATATGCACTTCCACAAGTTGTTCCTTGATGTCCCGACTGAGGAACCACTGAGGCAAA GTTTTACCTGTGCGCTGCAGAAAGAGATATTATACCAGGGGAAGCTCTTTGTATCAGAAAACTGGATTTGTTTTCATTCCAAGGTCTTTGGAAAAGACACTAAG ATCTCTATTCCGGCGTTCTCAGTCACCCtcataaagaaaaccaaaactgccCTCCTCGTGCCAAATGCCTTAATTATAGCAACAGTCACAGACCGG tacATATTTGTCTCCTTTCTCTCCAGAGATTCTACTTACAAGCTACTAAAATCTGTGTGTGGACACTTAGAC AATACGAGTGTCGGGAATAGTCCCAACCCGTCTTCTCTTGAAAACAGTTTCCGGGCAGACCGCCCTTCATCTCTGCCTCTG GATTTCAACGATGAATTCTCAGATCTGGATGGAGTGGTTCGACAGAGAAGGCAAGACATGGAAGGATACAGCAGCTCTGGTTCTCAGACTCCTGAATCTGAGAACTCTCGAG ATTTCCATGTGACAGAATCCCAGACAGTTCTGAACGTCTCCAAGggagaaacaaaaccaacccgGGCAGATGCCCATGTGAATAGAGTGCCTGAAGGAAAAGCCAAGAGTCTCCCTGTACATG GTCAGTCAGAAACCAATGGAGTCCTACACAAATTCAAGTCTCAGACATGTACGACTCTCCACCATATTCTTATATTTTACGCAATTGT TGTCTGTGCACTAATCATCTCGACCTTCTACATGAGATACAGAATTAATACTCTGGAGGAGAGGCTGGGGTCACTAACCTCCATCGTGGACACTCATCACCAGGA ACAGACAGCACCATCCGGCCTGGGGTCACAAGTACAATTAAATGTGGAGGTCCTCTGCCAAGAGCTGACGGCCAACATAATGAAATTAGAAAAG CCAGGAGGAGGGTGGACAGGAAGATTGGCACAGGAGAACCGGCCCAGAATTAAACCTAACTAA
- the GRAMD2B gene encoding GRAM domain-containing protein 2B isoform X8 produces MWKRQQSLSTKRSIQQTFQAQLISYKSLFQWREMRRKDPDQQFSEAENGVEEKKKICKSSTVQSPTPSIEAESPDQKRILSLRSKSSFDGASLASDKNDCKAESKNESKMDRKKYSSSSQYKANMHFHKLFLDVPTEEPLRQSFTCALQKEILYQGKLFVSENWICFHSKVFGKDTKISIPAFSVTLIKKTKTALLVPNALIIATVTDRYIFVSFLSRDSTYKLLKSVCGHLDNTSVGNSPNPSSLENSFRADRPSSLPLDFNDEFSDLDGVVRQRRQDMEGYSSSGSQTPESENSRDFHVTESQTVLNVSKGETKPTRADAHVNRVPEGKAKSLPVHGQSETNGVLHKFKSQTCTTLHHILIFYAIVVCALIISTFYMRYRINTLEERLGSLTSIVDTHHQEQTAPSGLGSQVQLNVEVLCQELTANIMKLEKIQNNLQKLLENGD; encoded by the exons cTCAGAGGCTGAGAATGGtgtggaggagaaaaagaagatctGCAAGTCGTCAACAGTCCAGTCCCCAACCCCGTCCATTGAGGCCGAGTCCCCAGACCAGAAGAGAATCCTCTCCTTGCG GTCCAAATCCAGTTTTGACGGTGCCTCTTTAGCAAGCGACAAGAACGACTGTAAAgcagaaagcaaaaatgaatctAAGATGGACAGGAAAAAGTATTCGTCTTCCAGCCAG TACAAGGCCAATATGCACTTCCACAAGTTGTTCCTTGATGTCCCGACTGAGGAACCACTGAGGCAAA GTTTTACCTGTGCGCTGCAGAAAGAGATATTATACCAGGGGAAGCTCTTTGTATCAGAAAACTGGATTTGTTTTCATTCCAAGGTCTTTGGAAAAGACACTAAG ATCTCTATTCCGGCGTTCTCAGTCACCCtcataaagaaaaccaaaactgccCTCCTCGTGCCAAATGCCTTAATTATAGCAACAGTCACAGACCGG tacATATTTGTCTCCTTTCTCTCCAGAGATTCTACTTACAAGCTACTAAAATCTGTGTGTGGACACTTAGAC AATACGAGTGTCGGGAATAGTCCCAACCCGTCTTCTCTTGAAAACAGTTTCCGGGCAGACCGCCCTTCATCTCTGCCTCTG GATTTCAACGATGAATTCTCAGATCTGGATGGAGTGGTTCGACAGAGAAGGCAAGACATGGAAGGATACAGCAGCTCTGGTTCTCAGACTCCTGAATCTGAGAACTCTCGAG ATTTCCATGTGACAGAATCCCAGACAGTTCTGAACGTCTCCAAGggagaaacaaaaccaacccgGGCAGATGCCCATGTGAATAGAGTGCCTGAAGGAAAAGCCAAGAGTCTCCCTGTACATG GTCAGTCAGAAACCAATGGAGTCCTACACAAATTCAAGTCTCAGACATGTACGACTCTCCACCATATTCTTATATTTTACGCAATTGT TGTCTGTGCACTAATCATCTCGACCTTCTACATGAGATACAGAATTAATACTCTGGAGGAGAGGCTGGGGTCACTAACCTCCATCGTGGACACTCATCACCAGGA ACAGACAGCACCATCCGGCCTGGGGTCACAAGTACAATTAAATGTGGAGGTCCTCTGCCAAGAGCTGACGGCCAACATAATGAAATTAGAAAAG ATACAAAACAACCTCCAGAAGCTGCTTGAGAATGGTGACTGA
- the GRAMD2B gene encoding GRAM domain-containing protein 2B isoform X9, whose amino-acid sequence MERKSQSPSDSVFQFDIPGSPRKEGSEVPHNSTDSPGSVFLSSEAENGVEEKKKICKSSTVQSPTPSIEAESPDQKRILSLRSKSSFDGASLASDKNDCKAESKNESKMDRKKYSSSSQYKANMHFHKLFLDVPTEEPLRQSFTCALQKEILYQGKLFVSENWICFHSKVFGKDTKISIPAFSVTLIKKTKTALLVPNALIIATVTDRYIFVSFLSRDSTYKLLKSVCGHLDNTSVGNSPNPSSLENSFRADRPSSLPLDFNDEFSDLDGVVRQRRQDMEGYSSSGSQTPESENSRDFHVTESQTVLNVSKGETKPTRADAHVNRVPEGKAKSLPVHGQSETNGVLHKFKSQTCTTLHHILIFYAIVVCALIISTFYMRYRINTLEERLGSLTSIVDTHHQEQTAPSGLGSQVQLNVEVLCQELTANIMKLEKIQNNLQKLLENGD is encoded by the exons cTCAGAGGCTGAGAATGGtgtggaggagaaaaagaagatctGCAAGTCGTCAACAGTCCAGTCCCCAACCCCGTCCATTGAGGCCGAGTCCCCAGACCAGAAGAGAATCCTCTCCTTGCG GTCCAAATCCAGTTTTGACGGTGCCTCTTTAGCAAGCGACAAGAACGACTGTAAAgcagaaagcaaaaatgaatctAAGATGGACAGGAAAAAGTATTCGTCTTCCAGCCAG TACAAGGCCAATATGCACTTCCACAAGTTGTTCCTTGATGTCCCGACTGAGGAACCACTGAGGCAAA GTTTTACCTGTGCGCTGCAGAAAGAGATATTATACCAGGGGAAGCTCTTTGTATCAGAAAACTGGATTTGTTTTCATTCCAAGGTCTTTGGAAAAGACACTAAG ATCTCTATTCCGGCGTTCTCAGTCACCCtcataaagaaaaccaaaactgccCTCCTCGTGCCAAATGCCTTAATTATAGCAACAGTCACAGACCGG tacATATTTGTCTCCTTTCTCTCCAGAGATTCTACTTACAAGCTACTAAAATCTGTGTGTGGACACTTAGAC AATACGAGTGTCGGGAATAGTCCCAACCCGTCTTCTCTTGAAAACAGTTTCCGGGCAGACCGCCCTTCATCTCTGCCTCTG GATTTCAACGATGAATTCTCAGATCTGGATGGAGTGGTTCGACAGAGAAGGCAAGACATGGAAGGATACAGCAGCTCTGGTTCTCAGACTCCTGAATCTGAGAACTCTCGAG ATTTCCATGTGACAGAATCCCAGACAGTTCTGAACGTCTCCAAGggagaaacaaaaccaacccgGGCAGATGCCCATGTGAATAGAGTGCCTGAAGGAAAAGCCAAGAGTCTCCCTGTACATG GTCAGTCAGAAACCAATGGAGTCCTACACAAATTCAAGTCTCAGACATGTACGACTCTCCACCATATTCTTATATTTTACGCAATTGT TGTCTGTGCACTAATCATCTCGACCTTCTACATGAGATACAGAATTAATACTCTGGAGGAGAGGCTGGGGTCACTAACCTCCATCGTGGACACTCATCACCAGGA ACAGACAGCACCATCCGGCCTGGGGTCACAAGTACAATTAAATGTGGAGGTCCTCTGCCAAGAGCTGACGGCCAACATAATGAAATTAGAAAAG ATACAAAACAACCTCCAGAAGCTGCTTGAGAATGGTGACTGA
- the GRAMD2B gene encoding GRAM domain-containing protein 2B isoform X4, with the protein MTELQQDVEDTKPAKVLAKRESKVGSAHSEAENGVEEKKKICKSSTVQSPTPSIEAESPDQKRILSLRSKSSFDGASLASDKNDCKAESKNESKMDRKKYSSSSQYKANMHFHKLFLDVPTEEPLRQSFTCALQKEILYQGKLFVSENWICFHSKVFGKDTKISIPAFSVTLIKKTKTALLVPNALIIATVTDRYIFVSFLSRDSTYKLLKSVCGHLDNTSVGNSPNPSSLENSFRADRPSSLPLDFNDEFSDLDGVVRQRRQDMEGYSSSGSQTPESENSRDFHVTESQTVLNVSKGETKPTRADAHVNRVPEGKAKSLPVHGQSETNGVLHKFKSQTCTTLHHILIFYAIVVCALIISTFYMRYRINTLEERLGSLTSIVDTHHQEQTAPSGLGSQVQLNVEVLCQELTANIMKLEKEEGGQEDWHRRTGPELNLTNISAPLLPVHPALQRPSTARGTDSRCSHSWPPSFYFQVSVFGGTSLLLFPDTKQPPEAA; encoded by the exons cTCAGAGGCTGAGAATGGtgtggaggagaaaaagaagatctGCAAGTCGTCAACAGTCCAGTCCCCAACCCCGTCCATTGAGGCCGAGTCCCCAGACCAGAAGAGAATCCTCTCCTTGCG GTCCAAATCCAGTTTTGACGGTGCCTCTTTAGCAAGCGACAAGAACGACTGTAAAgcagaaagcaaaaatgaatctAAGATGGACAGGAAAAAGTATTCGTCTTCCAGCCAG TACAAGGCCAATATGCACTTCCACAAGTTGTTCCTTGATGTCCCGACTGAGGAACCACTGAGGCAAA GTTTTACCTGTGCGCTGCAGAAAGAGATATTATACCAGGGGAAGCTCTTTGTATCAGAAAACTGGATTTGTTTTCATTCCAAGGTCTTTGGAAAAGACACTAAG ATCTCTATTCCGGCGTTCTCAGTCACCCtcataaagaaaaccaaaactgccCTCCTCGTGCCAAATGCCTTAATTATAGCAACAGTCACAGACCGG tacATATTTGTCTCCTTTCTCTCCAGAGATTCTACTTACAAGCTACTAAAATCTGTGTGTGGACACTTAGAC AATACGAGTGTCGGGAATAGTCCCAACCCGTCTTCTCTTGAAAACAGTTTCCGGGCAGACCGCCCTTCATCTCTGCCTCTG GATTTCAACGATGAATTCTCAGATCTGGATGGAGTGGTTCGACAGAGAAGGCAAGACATGGAAGGATACAGCAGCTCTGGTTCTCAGACTCCTGAATCTGAGAACTCTCGAG ATTTCCATGTGACAGAATCCCAGACAGTTCTGAACGTCTCCAAGggagaaacaaaaccaacccgGGCAGATGCCCATGTGAATAGAGTGCCTGAAGGAAAAGCCAAGAGTCTCCCTGTACATG GTCAGTCAGAAACCAATGGAGTCCTACACAAATTCAAGTCTCAGACATGTACGACTCTCCACCATATTCTTATATTTTACGCAATTGT TGTCTGTGCACTAATCATCTCGACCTTCTACATGAGATACAGAATTAATACTCTGGAGGAGAGGCTGGGGTCACTAACCTCCATCGTGGACACTCATCACCAGGA ACAGACAGCACCATCCGGCCTGGGGTCACAAGTACAATTAAATGTGGAGGTCCTCTGCCAAGAGCTGACGGCCAACATAATGAAATTAGAAAAG GAGGAGGGTGGACAGGAAGATTGGCACAGGAGAACCGGCCCAGAATTAAACCTAACTAACATTTCTGCACCTCTCCTTCCG GTCCACCCCGCTCTGCAGAGGCCGTCCACAGCAAGGGGCACAGATTCAAGGTGCAGTCACAGCTGGCCCCCCAGCTTTTACTTCCAGGTTTCTGTCTTTGGAG GAACTTCTCTCTTGTTATTTCCAGATACAAAACAACCTCCAGAAGCTGCTTGA
- the GRAMD2B gene encoding GRAM domain-containing protein 2B isoform X2, translated as MERKSQSPSDSVFQFDIPGSPRKEGSEVPHNSTDSPGSVFLSSEAENGVEEKKKICKSSTVQSPTPSIEAESPDQKRILSLRSKSSFDGASLASDKNDCKAESKNESKMDRKKYSSSSQYKANMHFHKLFLDVPTEEPLRQSFTCALQKEILYQGKLFVSENWICFHSKVFGKDTKISIPAFSVTLIKKTKTALLVPNALIIATVTDRYIFVSFLSRDSTYKLLKSVCGHLDNTSVGNSPNPSSLENSFRADRPSSLPLDFNDEFSDLDGVVRQRRQDMEGYSSSGSQTPESENSRDFHVTESQTVLNVSKGETKPTRADAHVNRVPEGKAKSLPVHGQSETNGVLHKFKSQTCTTLHHILIFYAIVVCALIISTFYMRYRINTLEERLGSLTSIVDTHHQEQTAPSGLGSQVQLNVEVLCQELTANIMKLEKEEGGQEDWHRRTGPELNLTNISAPLLPVHPALQRPSTARGTDSRCSHSWPPSFYFQVSVFGGTSLLLFPDTKQPPEAA; from the exons cTCAGAGGCTGAGAATGGtgtggaggagaaaaagaagatctGCAAGTCGTCAACAGTCCAGTCCCCAACCCCGTCCATTGAGGCCGAGTCCCCAGACCAGAAGAGAATCCTCTCCTTGCG GTCCAAATCCAGTTTTGACGGTGCCTCTTTAGCAAGCGACAAGAACGACTGTAAAgcagaaagcaaaaatgaatctAAGATGGACAGGAAAAAGTATTCGTCTTCCAGCCAG TACAAGGCCAATATGCACTTCCACAAGTTGTTCCTTGATGTCCCGACTGAGGAACCACTGAGGCAAA GTTTTACCTGTGCGCTGCAGAAAGAGATATTATACCAGGGGAAGCTCTTTGTATCAGAAAACTGGATTTGTTTTCATTCCAAGGTCTTTGGAAAAGACACTAAG ATCTCTATTCCGGCGTTCTCAGTCACCCtcataaagaaaaccaaaactgccCTCCTCGTGCCAAATGCCTTAATTATAGCAACAGTCACAGACCGG tacATATTTGTCTCCTTTCTCTCCAGAGATTCTACTTACAAGCTACTAAAATCTGTGTGTGGACACTTAGAC AATACGAGTGTCGGGAATAGTCCCAACCCGTCTTCTCTTGAAAACAGTTTCCGGGCAGACCGCCCTTCATCTCTGCCTCTG GATTTCAACGATGAATTCTCAGATCTGGATGGAGTGGTTCGACAGAGAAGGCAAGACATGGAAGGATACAGCAGCTCTGGTTCTCAGACTCCTGAATCTGAGAACTCTCGAG ATTTCCATGTGACAGAATCCCAGACAGTTCTGAACGTCTCCAAGggagaaacaaaaccaacccgGGCAGATGCCCATGTGAATAGAGTGCCTGAAGGAAAAGCCAAGAGTCTCCCTGTACATG GTCAGTCAGAAACCAATGGAGTCCTACACAAATTCAAGTCTCAGACATGTACGACTCTCCACCATATTCTTATATTTTACGCAATTGT TGTCTGTGCACTAATCATCTCGACCTTCTACATGAGATACAGAATTAATACTCTGGAGGAGAGGCTGGGGTCACTAACCTCCATCGTGGACACTCATCACCAGGA ACAGACAGCACCATCCGGCCTGGGGTCACAAGTACAATTAAATGTGGAGGTCCTCTGCCAAGAGCTGACGGCCAACATAATGAAATTAGAAAAG GAGGAGGGTGGACAGGAAGATTGGCACAGGAGAACCGGCCCAGAATTAAACCTAACTAACATTTCTGCACCTCTCCTTCCG GTCCACCCCGCTCTGCAGAGGCCGTCCACAGCAAGGGGCACAGATTCAAGGTGCAGTCACAGCTGGCCCCCCAGCTTTTACTTCCAGGTTTCTGTCTTTGGAG GAACTTCTCTCTTGTTATTTCCAGATACAAAACAACCTCCAGAAGCTGCTTGA
- the GRAMD2B gene encoding GRAM domain-containing protein 2B isoform X3, which translates to MPPPAAEGQSSTACFHGHSGGSSKQEQTLLFKLAFSGPGLGSEAENGVEEKKKICKSSTVQSPTPSIEAESPDQKRILSLRSKSSFDGASLASDKNDCKAESKNESKMDRKKYSSSSQYKANMHFHKLFLDVPTEEPLRQSFTCALQKEILYQGKLFVSENWICFHSKVFGKDTKISIPAFSVTLIKKTKTALLVPNALIIATVTDRYIFVSFLSRDSTYKLLKSVCGHLDNTSVGNSPNPSSLENSFRADRPSSLPLDFNDEFSDLDGVVRQRRQDMEGYSSSGSQTPESENSRDFHVTESQTVLNVSKGETKPTRADAHVNRVPEGKAKSLPVHGQSETNGVLHKFKSQTCTTLHHILIFYAIVVCALIISTFYMRYRINTLEERLGSLTSIVDTHHQEQTAPSGLGSQVQLNVEVLCQELTANIMKLEKEEGGQEDWHRRTGPELNLTNISAPLLPVHPALQRPSTARGTDSRCSHSWPPSFYFQVSVFGGTSLLLFPDTKQPPEAA; encoded by the exons cTCAGAGGCTGAGAATGGtgtggaggagaaaaagaagatctGCAAGTCGTCAACAGTCCAGTCCCCAACCCCGTCCATTGAGGCCGAGTCCCCAGACCAGAAGAGAATCCTCTCCTTGCG GTCCAAATCCAGTTTTGACGGTGCCTCTTTAGCAAGCGACAAGAACGACTGTAAAgcagaaagcaaaaatgaatctAAGATGGACAGGAAAAAGTATTCGTCTTCCAGCCAG TACAAGGCCAATATGCACTTCCACAAGTTGTTCCTTGATGTCCCGACTGAGGAACCACTGAGGCAAA GTTTTACCTGTGCGCTGCAGAAAGAGATATTATACCAGGGGAAGCTCTTTGTATCAGAAAACTGGATTTGTTTTCATTCCAAGGTCTTTGGAAAAGACACTAAG ATCTCTATTCCGGCGTTCTCAGTCACCCtcataaagaaaaccaaaactgccCTCCTCGTGCCAAATGCCTTAATTATAGCAACAGTCACAGACCGG tacATATTTGTCTCCTTTCTCTCCAGAGATTCTACTTACAAGCTACTAAAATCTGTGTGTGGACACTTAGAC AATACGAGTGTCGGGAATAGTCCCAACCCGTCTTCTCTTGAAAACAGTTTCCGGGCAGACCGCCCTTCATCTCTGCCTCTG GATTTCAACGATGAATTCTCAGATCTGGATGGAGTGGTTCGACAGAGAAGGCAAGACATGGAAGGATACAGCAGCTCTGGTTCTCAGACTCCTGAATCTGAGAACTCTCGAG ATTTCCATGTGACAGAATCCCAGACAGTTCTGAACGTCTCCAAGggagaaacaaaaccaacccgGGCAGATGCCCATGTGAATAGAGTGCCTGAAGGAAAAGCCAAGAGTCTCCCTGTACATG GTCAGTCAGAAACCAATGGAGTCCTACACAAATTCAAGTCTCAGACATGTACGACTCTCCACCATATTCTTATATTTTACGCAATTGT TGTCTGTGCACTAATCATCTCGACCTTCTACATGAGATACAGAATTAATACTCTGGAGGAGAGGCTGGGGTCACTAACCTCCATCGTGGACACTCATCACCAGGA ACAGACAGCACCATCCGGCCTGGGGTCACAAGTACAATTAAATGTGGAGGTCCTCTGCCAAGAGCTGACGGCCAACATAATGAAATTAGAAAAG GAGGAGGGTGGACAGGAAGATTGGCACAGGAGAACCGGCCCAGAATTAAACCTAACTAACATTTCTGCACCTCTCCTTCCG GTCCACCCCGCTCTGCAGAGGCCGTCCACAGCAAGGGGCACAGATTCAAGGTGCAGTCACAGCTGGCCCCCCAGCTTTTACTTCCAGGTTTCTGTCTTTGGAG GAACTTCTCTCTTGTTATTTCCAGATACAAAACAACCTCCAGAAGCTGCTTGA